The Coccidioides posadasii str. Silveira chromosome 2, complete sequence genomic interval TTATCAACATCATCTTCTGATATCCATATCCCCCCCGGATGTTTGCCCCACAGCATTCCAACAGATTGATCAGCCAAACCGGCGCTGATCATTCCACCACACCATCATGGCGAACAAGGACAGGGACGCACAACACCCCCCCCACCcccttctctccctctctcgtGATCCTTCTAGAACACGCTGCAGTTAGTAATCCATTTTGCAGGCGAACAACTATTTTCTCGCGCTGGGGGTTATTTTTGAGTTTGTGGGATTGGTCGGGGACATGGTATGCTCGTACATCATATTCGCTTCCCGGATATTATCATAATACATATACGCACCATGCCCCTGCATCCGAGCTCGTAAACTCGATAGTCCCTGTTCCCCCCCCCGGCCTCCGACTCTGAGATTTTCAGGACCAAAAAGACCATCCAGCATTTCCCTTTCCgtctcttttgtttttgttttctgGTTATTTCCCTCGGAGCCCTAGCGTGTTGGgcagcaaaaaaaagaaggagggGAGGGAAGGACTTGGGATCCAGCATGCCGGTTTCTGGCGAGTTTCGGCCGGCGTTTTTAACAATTCAGAAACAATGATGCAGTTCCAAAATTCCAAATTAGCAAGATCAGACGCATAATtgactaactaactagctcTCTCTAATGAACCGGGCGCCTATGTTTTGTCTCCTGAAGGAGCACTCGAAACGGGGTGGAAGTAAACCTTCTGCACCCCTTGTGCCCACGAGAAATGCATCAGGAATTTAAGCTATCCGCAGTACGGATTATACGCATCGCGCTGCGAGTTGTTCTGCAGCCGTCAAACTCACTAGCTAGCGAAGATCTGCCACGAAAGATTTTCCCTCAGTAGGGCGGCGCCTTTTAGGCTGTTTCCAGGATAACAGGAACCTTGTTGGCGGCGCGCGCGAGGGCATGCAACTCATGGATGACATGCTGGCCAAGGGGGGGCGGTTGGGAGGCGGGCGGTCTTCTTCCGTGGGATAATCACATCACCGCCTCTCGACCTGCCCACGCTCTTGGGCCTCGTCGCGCGAGTCCTGCGAGTGCGTCTTCTGGCAAGGctgtgtatgtgtgtgtgtgtgtgtgtgtgtgtgtgtgtgtgtgcctCTCCAGACTTTGATTCCCAGTCCCATGGATGAGGTGTATGTCCTTCCCCTTCTCACCAACCGCCAAGCTCACGAGCGATCTTCGACATTCGCTCTTCTTTTTggcttttattttattttatttttttttttgagttGGGGGAGGATAAAACCAGGGATTGGAGTTCACTAACTCTAGCTCTTTCGGCTCAGGAGCTTCAACTTTCGCGAGCACAAGCCAGGGGTGTCTGCAGCCGCCATTCCCAACTCAGCAGGTCGCAAAGAATAACGAGTTTGACGCCGAACACGCTCGCTGCTGTgtcctctcttttttttttttttttttttttttaatttttgGTTCGCTTTTACCCCCACACACTCTCTCAATCGATCTCGTTCTCCCGCCAGGACAACTTCTTCGCGGCGTCGGCCCCAGCGAAATCTTCCACGCAGATTCTTCCCATCGGAACGGCCGTTGAGCtaattagttagttagttcGTTAGTTACTCCGCCAATCAGCAGCCCGCGCACCCCGCAATCTGCCCTGGCCTGACTTGGCGGGCGTCCGGCATTTTAGTAGCGAGTTCGTTAGTCCGCCAAATATTACTTGAGAGATTCCAGCGAAACAGGCGGTTTTATCCTtgaggaaaaaagaaaaaaaaaaaagggtaagaattaaagaaaaagaaggaattTAACAAGGTTTTCCCCGCCAATCGAAAAATACACCTCGAGTAGCCGGCGGCATCCGCGCTCTCTGTCTGATAACTTAACAAGAAGCGAGTGAACGGGTTCGCCTTTTTCGTTTCTCGGATGGACACAATGGCGGCTGCTCAAGCTGTTCCTCTGCGACAGAAGAAAAAAGCAGCACATCGAATACGTACAGCGGGAGGTGAGGCAGAAACCCGTCTATCGCCGTCGAGGCGTTCTGTTGAAGATACGAAGCAAGCGCATTTCAAAACAAACCATCCAATCTCTCTCGATGAAGGCGGGCACATGCTCGGAAATAAGTGTACAGATAGACACCGAGGTGAAATCGCGATCTCTACGAATTCatttatttctctttttttttttttttttttttttttttttttctctctttttcttttccctcctATTTTTGCTGCTGGTTTCCGTATTATGGTTATTTTTATCCCGGACAGAAAAAAAAGTGTTCTAAGTAGTAATCACATGCATTTGAGTCGAGGAATTGGCGCCGACCCTGGTCCCATCTGTCGTCCAACCAACCCCTGGCGGGAAACTGCAGGAAGAGCGAAGGATAGCGaaagcgaaaaaaaaagagagagagagagagagagagagaggaacggagggagggagagaaagaaagagagaaagagatctGAGGTGCACCTCGCCGTATCTAATTACCGAGCACGCTTCTTATTTCATGCCTTCAGATGGGTTTCCCCGGGTACGAAGCCCAAATTTCCATGAATCTTCTGGAACACCGGCGGTCATATTATTAGTTTTGTCCCCGTTCCCTCTGGACCAGTCACGGAGTCTCAAATCTTCTCTGCTGCCTCAATAGCAGCCAACCAGTACCTCTTCCGTCACGCGGGACCGACAATTTCACCCGCAATCCCTCCCCATCCGGGTCCAAACCCCCTCCCTTTCCATTTATCTCCCTCACCTCGGAGACGGGAGAGCGTCCCTGTCTTTGCCCCGTCCCATGGCGGTTCCGGGAAAGGGAGAATTTTGGACTAAAGCTAAATTGCTTCTAGAAGGAGTTTAAAACGCAAAACCCAAAGCAGAGGGGCGCTTCTGCTCTTTTTCTGGAAGGATTTTCAGACCTTCCAGAATCTGAATGGTGAAACTCTAACAAACCCACTAAATTCGAGAGTTAAACTAGTCAGTTAGTTAGCTAGTCAGTTAGTGACTCCGTAAGTTAGCCTAGTTAGTCAGTGAAGTGGTTCTTgtgttttgctttttttattttgtgtgttcttttcttttctttttttttttttttttttttttttttttttttttgttttggttCACCCACCAACCTTCAAACACATGATCCATCCGGGCCCTTAATCTGGGGGTCGTCTGCTGCTGTCGGGTGAAGTGGATTATT includes:
- a CDS encoding uncharacterized protein (TransMembrane:1 (o82-115i)), which codes for MDTMAAAQAVPLRQKKKAAHRIRTAGGEAETRLSPSRRSVEDTKQAHFKTNHPISLDEGGHMLGNKCTDRHRGEIAISTNSFISLFFFFFFFFFFSLFLFPPIFAAGFRIMVIFIPDRKKSVLSSNHMHLSRGIGADPGPICRPTNPWRETAGRAKDSESEKKRERERERERNGGRERKKERKRSEVHLAVSNYRARFLFHAFRWVSPGTKPKFP